In Streptomyces sp. P3, one DNA window encodes the following:
- a CDS encoding GuaB1 family IMP dehydrogenase-related protein, which translates to MRFLNDIQPAHDLTYDDVFMVPSRSAVGSRQSVDLNAPDGTGTTIPLVVANMTAVAGRRMAETMARRGGLVVIPQDIPIDVVADVVGWVKSRHLVLDTPIVLAPHQTVADALALLPKRAHNAGVVVDEDFRPVGVVTDADLTGVDRFTQLEVVMSRDLLLLDAGIDPREAFNTLDAANRRYAPAVDREGKLAGILTRKGALRATLYTPAVDADGKLRIAAAVGINGDVAGKAKQLLDAGVDTLVIDTAHGHQESMISAVRTVRALDPRVPIVAGNIVSAEGVKDLIEAGADIIKVGVGPGAMCTTRMMTGVGRPQFSAVLECAAEARKHGKHVWADGGVRHPRDVAMALAAGASNVMVGSWFAGTYESPGDLQHDANGRPYKESFGMASARAVRNRTSEESAYDRARKALFEEGISTSRMFLDPVRPGVEDLVDSIIAGVRSSCTYAGAGSLEEFADKAVVGIQSAAGYAEGKPLHASW; encoded by the coding sequence GTGCGTTTCCTCAACGACATCCAGCCCGCCCACGACCTCACCTACGACGACGTCTTCATGGTGCCGAGCCGCAGCGCGGTCGGGTCGCGGCAGAGCGTGGACCTCAACGCTCCGGACGGCACGGGCACCACGATCCCGCTGGTCGTCGCCAACATGACCGCCGTCGCGGGCCGCCGGATGGCCGAGACCATGGCCCGGCGCGGCGGTCTCGTGGTGATCCCGCAGGACATCCCCATCGACGTCGTCGCCGACGTCGTCGGCTGGGTCAAGAGCCGGCACCTGGTGCTGGACACCCCCATCGTGCTCGCCCCGCACCAGACGGTGGCCGACGCCCTCGCCCTGCTGCCCAAGCGCGCCCACAACGCGGGCGTCGTCGTCGACGAGGACTTCCGCCCCGTCGGCGTCGTCACCGACGCGGACCTCACCGGCGTCGACCGCTTCACGCAGCTCGAGGTCGTCATGTCGCGCGACCTGCTGCTCCTGGACGCCGGCATCGACCCGCGGGAGGCCTTCAACACCCTCGACGCGGCCAACCGGCGCTACGCCCCCGCCGTCGACCGGGAGGGCAAGCTCGCCGGCATCCTGACCCGCAAGGGCGCTCTGCGCGCCACGCTGTACACGCCGGCCGTCGACGCCGACGGCAAGCTGCGCATCGCCGCGGCCGTCGGCATCAACGGCGACGTCGCGGGCAAGGCCAAGCAGCTGCTCGACGCGGGCGTGGACACGCTCGTCATCGACACCGCGCACGGTCACCAGGAGTCGATGATCAGCGCCGTCCGCACCGTGCGCGCACTCGACCCGCGGGTGCCGATCGTCGCCGGCAACATCGTCTCGGCCGAGGGCGTCAAGGACCTGATCGAGGCCGGCGCCGACATCATCAAGGTCGGCGTGGGCCCCGGCGCCATGTGCACCACCCGCATGATGACCGGCGTGGGCAGGCCGCAGTTCTCGGCCGTCCTGGAGTGCGCGGCCGAGGCCAGGAAACACGGCAAGCACGTGTGGGCCGACGGCGGTGTCCGCCACCCTCGTGACGTCGCCATGGCGCTCGCCGCGGGCGCGTCCAACGTGATGGTCGGGTCCTGGTTCGCGGGCACCTACGAGTCCCCGGGCGACCTCCAGCACGACGCGAACGGCCGTCCCTACAAGGAGTCCTTCGGCATGGCCTCCGCGCGGGCCGTCCGCAACCGCACCTCGGAGGAGTCCGCCTACGACCGGGCCCGCAAGGCGCTGTTCGAGGAGGGCATCTCCACCTCCCGGATGTTCCTCGACCCGGTCCGCCCGGGCGTCGAGGACCTGGTCGACTCGATCATCGCGGGCGTCCGCTCCTCCTGCACCTACGCGGGCGCCGGCTCCCTCGAGGAGTTCGCGGACAAGGCCGTCGTGGGCATCCAGAGCGCGGCCGGTTACGCGGAGGGCAAGCCGCTGCACGCGAGCTGGTAG
- a CDS encoding barstar family protein: MTEHVLTLDLDGVTDKADLMDRCARHLELPDRFARNWDALADSLTGLPDGPESGPVLVIVRNWRPYARTRPEEWEIAQEVFAAAADRTPALSVVLALGGSS, from the coding sequence ATGACGGAGCACGTGCTCACGCTGGACCTCGACGGCGTCACGGACAAAGCGGACCTGATGGACCGCTGTGCCCGGCACCTGGAGCTGCCCGACCGGTTCGCGCGCAACTGGGACGCCCTCGCCGACAGTCTCACCGGCCTGCCGGACGGACCCGAGTCCGGACCCGTGCTGGTGATCGTGCGGAACTGGCGGCCCTACGCCAGGACGCGGCCGGAGGAGTGGGAGATCGCGCAGGAGGTGTTCGCCGCGGCGGCGGACCGTACCCCCGCGCTGTCGGTCGTGCTCGCCCTCGGAGGATCCTCCTAA
- a CDS encoding GntR family transcriptional regulator yields the protein MAARHEEITDELRRAIDRGEYAVGARLPAETDLAAQYGVSRGTVRQAVAALTAEGLIGSRQGARRVVLASRRSQSFAELRSFAQWARAMGREASGRVVAQEYRPATAEDAVHLQLRAGTPVLRVLRLRGLDGEPVLVERTVYADWISPAVETIEADCPSVTQRLLDDIGLVFAYGEHVIDAVAAGARDAGLLGVRRTSPLLRVRRVTTTREGRPVEWSDDRYRPDAVSFSVRNSIGNNALARKTAE from the coding sequence ATGGCCGCGCGACACGAGGAGATCACCGACGAGCTGCGCCGGGCGATCGACCGCGGAGAGTACGCGGTCGGCGCACGGCTGCCCGCCGAAACCGACCTCGCCGCGCAGTACGGCGTCTCCCGCGGTACGGTCCGCCAGGCCGTGGCGGCGCTGACCGCCGAGGGACTCATCGGCTCCCGCCAGGGCGCCCGCCGGGTGGTCCTGGCCAGCCGCCGCAGCCAGAGCTTCGCCGAGCTGCGCAGCTTCGCCCAGTGGGCGCGCGCGATGGGCCGCGAGGCGAGCGGCCGGGTGGTCGCGCAGGAGTACCGCCCGGCCACCGCCGAGGACGCCGTGCATCTCCAGCTGCGCGCCGGCACGCCCGTGTTGCGCGTCCTGCGGCTGCGCGGCCTGGACGGCGAGCCGGTGCTCGTGGAGCGGACCGTGTACGCGGACTGGATCTCCCCGGCCGTCGAGACGATCGAAGCCGACTGCCCGTCGGTGACCCAGCGCCTCCTCGACGACATCGGCCTGGTCTTCGCCTACGGCGAGCACGTCATCGACGCGGTGGCGGCGGGCGCCCGGGACGCCGGCCTCCTGGGCGTCCGCCGCACGAGCCCCCTGCTGCGGGTCCGCCGGGTCACGACGACCCGCGAGGGCCGACCGGTGGAGTGGTCGGACGACCGCTACCGCCCGGACGCCGTCAGCTTCAGCGTGCGCAACTCGATCGGGAACAACGCGCTGGCCCGTAAGACCGCCGAGTAG
- a CDS encoding MMPL family transporter has product MAEKRGIAHLVCGRRAKWLVLALWVVVLFLTAPFAQKLTDAQDNDAASWLPGSAESTQVLQISKDFRPEQIPAVVVYARDGGLTVRDRAAIDRDAAELRGLGDHGIRGAETRGPVYDRATDPRAAQIFVPITMDEQGWQRIAPAVDSIRDVVGDGGAGLAVHITGPGGTSADFSEAFEGIDSTLLVSAMAVVVVMLLITYRSPSLLLVPVIGVVAALFTAQALIYFLAQHAGLTVNGQSAGILTVLVFGAGTDYALLLVARYREELRRHEDRHEAMALALHRAGPAVLASGATVVLSMLVLLAAEMNSTRGLGPVAAIGVAVALIAMMTLFPALLVICGRWIFWPVIPHFGSDEPTEHGVWARTGRSFARRPRMIWAVTALVLAVCSLGLIQLRAEGISNADAFTGTPDSITGQKVSGRYFPAGSGDPLVIVSDQDRAGQVRRAVAGTEGVVPTSLGVPSGAKPVHEGRVLLEATMTAPADSEAAKQTVERVRDAVHEVPDADALVGGGTAALLDMDRATTHDNLLIIPLVLVVVLLILCGLLRALIAPLVLVGTVILSFAAALGISALAFRHVFDYAGEATDFPLFVFVFLVALGIDYNIFLTTRIREEAARQGTRAGVVTGLAATGAVITSAGLVLAGTFAALGTLPMVAFAEIGFAVALGVLLDTFIVRSVLVTSLFLDIGPKVWWPHRLSREPAGHPAAVRGDRRPEAVPKDGPFA; this is encoded by the coding sequence ATGGCCGAGAAGCGCGGTATCGCCCACCTCGTCTGCGGGCGGCGTGCGAAGTGGCTGGTGCTGGCGCTGTGGGTGGTGGTGCTGTTCCTGACCGCGCCCTTCGCGCAGAAACTCACCGACGCGCAGGACAACGACGCGGCCTCCTGGCTGCCAGGCTCGGCGGAATCCACCCAGGTCCTGCAGATCTCGAAGGACTTCCGGCCCGAACAGATCCCCGCCGTCGTCGTCTACGCCCGCGACGGCGGCCTGACGGTGCGGGACCGGGCCGCGATCGACCGGGACGCCGCCGAGCTCAGGGGTCTCGGCGACCACGGCATCCGCGGCGCCGAGACCCGCGGCCCCGTCTACGACCGTGCGACCGATCCGCGGGCCGCGCAGATCTTCGTACCGATCACCATGGACGAGCAGGGCTGGCAGCGCATCGCCCCGGCCGTCGACTCCATCCGTGACGTCGTCGGCGACGGCGGCGCCGGACTGGCCGTGCACATCACCGGCCCCGGCGGCACGTCGGCGGACTTCTCGGAGGCCTTCGAGGGCATCGACTCCACGTTGCTGGTGTCGGCGATGGCGGTCGTCGTCGTCATGCTCCTGATCACCTATCGCAGCCCCAGCCTCCTGCTCGTCCCGGTGATCGGCGTGGTCGCCGCCCTGTTCACCGCGCAGGCGCTCATCTACTTCCTCGCCCAGCACGCGGGACTCACGGTGAACGGGCAGAGCGCCGGCATCCTGACCGTGCTCGTGTTCGGCGCGGGCACCGACTACGCCCTGCTGCTGGTGGCCCGTTACCGGGAGGAGTTGCGCCGTCACGAGGACCGGCACGAGGCGATGGCCCTGGCCCTGCACCGCGCCGGCCCCGCGGTCCTGGCGTCGGGCGCCACGGTCGTCCTGAGCATGCTGGTGCTGCTGGCCGCCGAGATGAACTCCACCCGCGGCCTCGGCCCGGTCGCGGCCATCGGGGTGGCGGTGGCGCTGATCGCGATGATGACGCTCTTCCCGGCCCTGCTGGTCATCTGCGGTCGCTGGATCTTCTGGCCGGTGATCCCGCACTTCGGCTCGGACGAACCGACCGAGCACGGTGTCTGGGCCCGCACGGGCCGCAGTTTCGCCCGCCGTCCGCGCATGATCTGGGCCGTGACCGCCCTCGTGCTGGCGGTCTGCTCGCTCGGCCTGATCCAGCTCCGCGCGGAGGGCATCAGCAACGCGGACGCCTTCACCGGGACACCGGACTCGATCACCGGCCAGAAGGTGTCGGGCCGGTACTTCCCCGCGGGCAGCGGCGACCCGCTGGTGATCGTCTCCGACCAGGACCGGGCCGGACAGGTGCGCCGGGCGGTCGCCGGGACCGAAGGCGTCGTGCCGACCTCCCTCGGCGTGCCGTCCGGCGCGAAACCCGTCCACGAGGGCCGGGTGCTCCTCGAGGCGACCATGACCGCGCCTGCCGACAGCGAGGCCGCGAAGCAGACCGTCGAGCGGGTCCGCGACGCCGTGCACGAGGTACCCGACGCCGACGCCCTGGTCGGGGGCGGCACCGCGGCCCTGCTGGACATGGACAGGGCGACCACACACGACAACCTGCTGATCATTCCGCTGGTGCTGGTCGTGGTCCTGCTGATCCTCTGCGGGCTGCTGCGCGCCCTGATCGCCCCGCTGGTGCTGGTCGGGACGGTGATCCTGTCCTTCGCCGCGGCCCTCGGCATCAGCGCGCTGGCGTTCCGCCACGTCTTCGACTACGCGGGCGAGGCGACCGACTTCCCGCTGTTCGTCTTCGTGTTCCTGGTGGCCCTGGGCATCGACTACAACATCTTCCTCACCACCCGCATCCGCGAGGAGGCCGCCCGGCAGGGCACCCGCGCGGGTGTGGTGACGGGCCTGGCGGCGACCGGCGCCGTGATCACCTCGGCGGGCCTGGTGCTGGCCGGTACCTTCGCCGCCCTCGGCACGCTGCCGATGGTCGCCTTCGCGGAGATCGGCTTCGCGGTGGCCCTGGGCGTGCTCCTGGACACCTTCATCGTGCGGTCGGTGCTGGTCACCTCCCTGTTCCTGGACATCGGGCCGAAGGTGTGGTGGCCGCACCGGCTGTCCCGGGAGCCGGCCGGGCATCCGGCGGCGGTCCGGGGGGACCGGCGTCCCGAGGCGGTCCCGAAGGACGGACCCTTTGCATGA
- the rpe gene encoding ribulose-phosphate 3-epimerase: MAPQINPSILSADFARLADEAKAVEGADWLHVDVMDNHFVPNLTLGVPVVESLARATDTPLDCHLMIEAPDRWAPQYVEAGASSVTFHVEAAAAPVRLAREIRAKGARASMALRPATPIEPYEDLLPELDMLLIMTVEPGFGGQAFLDIMLPKIRRTRELISKHGLDLWLQIDGGVSASTIERCAEAGADVFVAGSAVFGADDPAEAVRGLRAQAEKATAGASWACRH, encoded by the coding sequence ATGGCCCCGCAGATCAACCCCAGCATCCTGTCCGCCGACTTCGCCCGCCTCGCGGACGAGGCGAAGGCGGTCGAAGGAGCCGACTGGCTCCATGTCGACGTCATGGACAACCATTTCGTCCCGAACCTCACGCTCGGTGTGCCGGTCGTAGAGTCACTGGCCCGTGCGACGGACACTCCGCTGGACTGCCATCTGATGATCGAGGCCCCCGATCGTTGGGCCCCGCAGTACGTCGAGGCGGGCGCCTCGTCCGTCACCTTCCATGTCGAGGCGGCCGCCGCGCCGGTGCGGCTCGCACGCGAGATCCGCGCCAAGGGCGCCCGCGCCTCCATGGCCCTCAGGCCCGCGACGCCCATCGAGCCGTACGAGGACCTGCTGCCCGAACTCGACATGCTGCTGATCATGACCGTCGAACCGGGCTTCGGGGGTCAGGCCTTTCTCGACATCATGCTGCCGAAGATCCGGCGCACCCGCGAGTTGATCAGCAAGCACGGACTCGACCTCTGGCTGCAGATCGACGGGGGGGTGTCGGCCTCGACGATCGAGCGGTGCGCCGAGGCGGGCGCCGACGTCTTCGTGGCCGGATCCGCGGTCTTCGGGGCCGACGACCCGGCCGAAGCGGTCCGTGGCCTGCGGGCTCAGGCGGAGAAGGCGACCGCGGGAGCCTCCTGGGCGTGTCGCCACTGA
- a CDS encoding sugar-binding transcriptional regulator, protein MNSSEEIAVSGMSSGRSAMRMGPAELVQAAAMARRFYLEGKSKIQIAEEFGVSRFKVARVLETALERDLVRIEIRVPAELDAERSDALRARYGLRHAVVVESPAEAEEATDPENLGEVAADLLGELVDEGGVLGLAWGRSTIHMAAALDRLPPCTVVQLTGVYDAGTAERGSVEAVRRAAQVSGGDAHPIYAPMLLPDVATATALRHQTGIARAFEYFDKVTVACVSIGSWEPGISTVHDMLSDEERAHYASLGVAAEMSAHLFDADGRRVGRDLGERCITVKTDQLRRIPEVVAIAGGQRKAAAIDAVLRSGLVTSLVTDTSAADFLMTAGPTPKPALNRADPDGS, encoded by the coding sequence GTGAACAGCAGTGAGGAGATCGCCGTGTCGGGTATGTCGTCGGGCCGGTCAGCCATGCGGATGGGACCCGCTGAGCTGGTGCAGGCGGCGGCCATGGCCCGCCGCTTCTACCTGGAGGGAAAGTCCAAGATCCAGATTGCGGAGGAGTTCGGCGTCAGCCGCTTCAAGGTGGCCCGGGTGCTGGAGACCGCCCTCGAACGGGATCTCGTACGGATCGAGATTCGCGTGCCGGCCGAACTGGACGCCGAGCGCTCCGACGCGCTCCGCGCCCGTTACGGGCTCAGGCACGCCGTCGTGGTCGAGTCCCCGGCCGAGGCCGAGGAGGCCACGGATCCCGAGAACCTGGGAGAGGTGGCCGCCGACCTGCTCGGCGAACTGGTCGACGAGGGGGGCGTGCTGGGGCTGGCCTGGGGCCGGTCCACCATCCACATGGCGGCGGCGCTGGACCGGCTGCCGCCCTGCACGGTCGTGCAGCTGACGGGTGTGTACGACGCCGGCACCGCCGAGCGCGGCTCGGTCGAGGCCGTCCGCCGCGCCGCCCAGGTGTCCGGCGGCGACGCGCACCCCATCTACGCGCCGATGCTGCTGCCGGACGTGGCCACCGCGACCGCGCTGCGCCACCAGACCGGGATCGCCCGGGCCTTCGAGTACTTCGACAAGGTCACGGTCGCCTGTGTCTCCATCGGCTCCTGGGAGCCGGGCATCTCGACGGTGCACGACATGCTGAGCGACGAGGAGCGGGCGCACTACGCCTCGCTCGGCGTCGCCGCGGAGATGTCGGCACACCTGTTCGACGCCGACGGACGCAGGGTCGGGCGCGACCTCGGGGAGCGGTGCATCACGGTCAAGACGGACCAGCTGCGCAGGATTCCCGAGGTCGTCGCGATCGCGGGGGGCCAGCGCAAGGCGGCCGCGATCGACGCCGTGCTGCGGTCCGGGCTCGTCACCAGCCTGGTGACGGACACCTCCGCGGCCGACTTTCTGATGACGGCGGGGCCGACGCCCAAGCCGGCCCTCAACCGGGCGGATCCGGACGGGAGCTGA
- a CDS encoding Lrp/AsnC family transcriptional regulator, whose product MLNDLDERIVHALAEDARRSFADIGQLVGLSAPAVKRRVDRLRATGAITGFTVRVDPAALGWETEGFVEIYCRRNTSPETIQRGLERYQEVVAASTVTGEADAVAQVFAADMRHFERVLERIAGEPFVERTKSVLVLSPLLRRFSAGSPT is encoded by the coding sequence GTGCTGAACGATCTCGACGAACGCATCGTGCACGCCCTCGCCGAGGACGCCCGCCGCTCCTTCGCGGACATCGGGCAGCTGGTCGGCCTGTCCGCGCCCGCCGTGAAACGGCGCGTGGACCGGCTGCGGGCCACCGGCGCCATCACCGGCTTCACGGTGCGGGTCGACCCCGCGGCCCTCGGCTGGGAGACCGAGGGGTTCGTCGAGATCTACTGCCGCCGCAACACCTCCCCGGAGACCATCCAGCGCGGGCTCGAGCGCTACCAGGAGGTCGTCGCCGCCTCCACCGTCACCGGTGAGGCGGACGCGGTGGCCCAGGTCTTCGCCGCCGACATGCGCCATTTCGAGCGCGTGCTGGAGCGCATCGCGGGCGAGCCGTTCGTGGAGCGGACGAAGTCCGTGCTGGTGCTCTCCCCGCTGCTGCGCCGCTTCTCCGCGGGATCGCCGACCTGA